In Hymenobacter sublimis, a single genomic region encodes these proteins:
- the msrA gene encoding peptide-methionine (S)-S-oxide reductase MsrA: MKLSLLTFLVLLLGACSEHRPADAQTPTRSTAGPAPTDLRGLSVATFAGGCFWCTEEIFEELKGVRAVVSGYSGGPEKNPSYEQVSSGRTGHAESIEIYYDPKQISFATLVDVFLRAGHDPTTLNRQGPDAGTQYRSVAFYRTPQEKQEIEAAIKRVNASKQYANPIVTQVTAFTKFWPAEGYHQGYYRLHPNEPYVSNVSTPKIEKFRHTFPQLLKNPL, encoded by the coding sequence ATGAAACTTTCATTGCTGACCTTTTTGGTTTTATTGCTCGGCGCCTGCTCGGAACACCGCCCAGCCGATGCCCAGACGCCTACCCGCTCCACCGCCGGCCCGGCCCCCACGGATTTGCGCGGCCTGAGCGTGGCCACCTTTGCTGGGGGCTGCTTCTGGTGCACCGAGGAAATATTTGAGGAGCTGAAGGGCGTACGCGCCGTGGTATCGGGCTACAGCGGCGGCCCCGAAAAAAACCCTAGCTACGAGCAGGTAAGCAGCGGCCGCACCGGCCACGCCGAGTCCATCGAAATCTACTACGACCCCAAGCAAATCAGCTTTGCTACTCTGGTTGACGTGTTCTTGCGCGCTGGCCACGACCCCACGACCCTCAACCGCCAGGGACCCGACGCGGGCACGCAGTACCGCTCTGTGGCTTTTTACCGCACGCCCCAGGAAAAGCAGGAAATTGAGGCCGCCATCAAGCGCGTGAATGCCTCCAAGCAGTACGCCAATCCCATTGTAACCCAGGTAACGGCCTTTACCAAGTTCTGGCCCGCCGAGGGCTACCACCAGGGCTACTACCGCCTCCACCCCAACGAGCCCTACGTCAGCAACGTCTCCACGCCCAAGATTGAGAAGTTCCGTCATACGTTTCCGCAGCTGCTGAAAAACCCGCTGTAA
- a CDS encoding methionine aminotransferase, translating into MSLPPLVSKLPDVGTSIFSVMTQLAQESGAINLAQGFPDYDPPRPLLEALARHVLTPGHQQYAPMPGLPRLREAIAAKTARLYGYTPDPATEITVTSGATEALYAVLAAVVSPGDEVLILEPAYDLYAPAVRLQGGVPVYVPLLLPDFRPDWDRVAAALTPRTRLLMLNSPHNPTGATLTPEDLDTLAGLLRNTPTLLLSDEVYEHMVFDGQPHRSVVGQPELRERAFVLSSFGKTYHATGWKVGYCVAPPALTAELRRVHQFVTFSVSTPTQHALADVLPDTDLYDSLPGFYQQKRDLFRELLAPTRFRLLPVRGGYFQVAEFRDIAPDLDDESFARRLTQETGVAVVPISAFYHNRQDHRLVRFCFAKQDATLRAAAERLQQL; encoded by the coding sequence ATGTCACTACCTCCCCTCGTTTCGAAGCTGCCTGATGTGGGCACCAGTATTTTTTCGGTGATGACCCAGCTGGCCCAGGAAAGCGGGGCCATTAATCTGGCGCAGGGCTTCCCCGATTACGACCCACCCCGGCCCCTGCTGGAGGCCCTGGCCCGCCACGTGCTTACGCCCGGCCACCAGCAATACGCGCCCATGCCGGGCCTGCCGCGCCTGCGCGAAGCCATTGCTGCCAAAACTGCCCGCCTCTACGGCTACACCCCCGACCCAGCCACGGAAATCACCGTCACCAGTGGTGCCACTGAGGCCCTGTACGCGGTGCTAGCCGCCGTGGTCAGCCCCGGCGACGAGGTGCTGATACTGGAGCCGGCCTATGATTTGTACGCTCCCGCCGTGCGCCTGCAGGGTGGCGTGCCGGTGTACGTGCCCCTGCTCCTACCCGATTTTCGGCCCGACTGGGACCGGGTGGCCGCGGCCCTTACGCCCCGCACCCGCCTGCTCATGCTCAACTCGCCCCACAACCCCACCGGTGCCACCCTCACCCCCGAGGACCTCGACACCCTGGCCGGGCTGCTGCGCAACACGCCTACCCTGCTGCTCAGCGACGAAGTGTATGAGCACATGGTGTTTGATGGGCAGCCCCACCGCAGCGTAGTAGGCCAACCTGAGCTGCGCGAACGGGCCTTCGTGCTATCCTCATTCGGAAAAACCTACCACGCTACGGGCTGGAAGGTAGGCTACTGCGTGGCCCCGCCGGCCCTGACGGCGGAACTGCGCCGGGTGCACCAGTTCGTGACTTTCAGCGTGAGCACGCCCACTCAGCACGCCCTGGCCGACGTGCTGCCCGACACCGACCTCTACGATTCCCTACCCGGTTTCTACCAGCAGAAGCGCGACCTGTTCCGGGAGCTGCTGGCTCCTACCCGCTTCCGCCTGCTACCAGTGCGAGGTGGCTACTTTCAAGTGGCTGAATTTCGGGATATTGCTCCGGACTTGGACGATGAGAGCTTTGCCCGCCGCCTCACCCAGGAAACCGGCGTGGCGGTGGTGCCCATTTCCGCCTTCTACCATAACCGCCAGGACCACCGACTGGTACGCTTCTGCTTTGCCAAGCAAGACGCTACCCTGCGCGCGGCCGCTGAGCGCCTGCAGCAGCTGTAA
- a CDS encoding T9SS type A sorting domain-containing protein produces MRQYFTGSYLAALLSGFSLTAAAQSSALFGFEYQAVAKVVHGTDTLRNAWTGGLNSPQFSNIDLNADQQPDLFVFDRAVGRVFTFLSVATTTGRAWQYAPEYETLFPAGLQSWALLRDYDCDGRPDLFTYANGGDIRVYRHVANSAGRPGFQLITSQLTYFDPSPTGGNINITSGGYNMPDIRDVDGDGRLDVVTFDFASSVPAVNYFRNTSTTACGGLQFEQGSYYWGGFAACFGSCTGFAFAPNQCRPAAVRPQHTGGFNITLWDLDGDGDQDVLTGRDNCPELISLRNDGTAQTARMSSAGQNLSFPTGTAAARVPNFPGAYVADVTFDGRPDVLVAPNLYDNVDTVDTRQSVWLYRNAGTGAVPTLVREQTDFLQRDMLDFSEAAAPTFGDVDGDGLVDMLVGSVNRNNARGFYRATLSLYRNAGTVAKPVFQLVTNDYLNLSSRKFTSLKPALADINRDGAVDLVYSAAQTATVSPLYYVLNTAAAGRAAVFNTAATATFSNLPSTPGDAPCFTDVDADGRVDLLLGTNYFDVPVGSLRYYRNVGATAVSQTFVLQDADFGQIRTSTGTRPSNLHPAVADFDGDGRPDLLTADASGEIRFFSNYRAQTGAFTGRTDLFYNALTSQFQAGRLGTAARFHYAPAAADVTGDGTPELFIGLEGGGISSFVTRNRTVTAQQPTRATLPLHVYPNPAVATATVEAPLPVRVTLLDLAGRVVRPTTPAAREHRLELAGLAAGIYLVRCEALTGETAVRRLEVTAGR; encoded by the coding sequence ATGCGCCAGTACTTTACCGGAAGCTACCTTGCCGCTCTGCTGAGTGGTTTTTCCCTCACGGCAGCGGCCCAGAGCAGTGCGCTCTTCGGCTTTGAATACCAGGCCGTGGCAAAAGTAGTGCACGGCACCGATACCCTGCGCAATGCCTGGACGGGTGGGCTGAATTCGCCTCAGTTTTCCAACATCGACCTAAATGCCGACCAGCAGCCCGACCTGTTCGTGTTCGACCGGGCCGTGGGGCGGGTATTTACCTTTCTTAGTGTAGCCACTACTACCGGCCGTGCCTGGCAGTACGCACCCGAGTACGAAACCCTGTTTCCGGCGGGCCTGCAGAGTTGGGCCTTGCTGCGCGACTACGACTGCGACGGCCGGCCCGACCTATTCACCTACGCCAACGGGGGCGACATTCGGGTGTACCGCCACGTAGCCAACTCCGCCGGACGGCCCGGCTTTCAGTTGATTACCAGCCAGCTGACCTACTTTGATCCCAGCCCCACCGGCGGCAACATCAACATCACCTCTGGGGGCTACAACATGCCCGACATCCGGGACGTGGACGGGGACGGGCGCCTGGACGTGGTGACCTTCGATTTTGCCTCCTCGGTGCCGGCCGTGAACTACTTCCGCAACACCAGTACTACCGCCTGCGGCGGCCTGCAATTCGAGCAGGGTTCCTACTACTGGGGCGGTTTTGCGGCCTGCTTCGGCAGCTGCACCGGTTTCGCCTTCGCCCCCAACCAGTGCCGGCCGGCCGCGGTTCGGCCCCAGCATACGGGCGGCTTTAACATCACGCTCTGGGACCTGGACGGCGATGGGGACCAAGACGTGCTAACCGGCCGCGACAATTGCCCGGAGCTAATCAGCCTGCGCAACGATGGCACGGCCCAAACCGCCCGCATGAGTAGCGCGGGCCAGAACCTGAGCTTCCCAACCGGCACGGCCGCCGCGCGCGTGCCCAACTTCCCGGGCGCCTACGTGGCTGATGTTACCTTCGATGGTCGCCCCGACGTGCTGGTGGCCCCCAACCTCTACGACAACGTAGACACCGTGGACACCCGCCAGTCGGTGTGGCTGTACCGCAACGCGGGCACCGGCGCTGTGCCTACCTTGGTGCGCGAGCAAACCGACTTCCTGCAGCGCGACATGCTGGATTTCAGCGAAGCGGCGGCTCCTACCTTCGGGGATGTGGACGGTGACGGGCTGGTGGACATGTTGGTGGGTAGCGTGAACCGCAACAATGCCCGGGGCTTTTACCGGGCCACGCTCAGCTTGTACCGCAATGCCGGTACGGTGGCCAAGCCAGTGTTTCAACTAGTTACCAACGACTACCTTAACCTGAGCAGCCGCAAGTTTACTTCGTTGAAGCCGGCGCTGGCCGATATCAACCGCGACGGGGCAGTGGATTTGGTGTATTCGGCGGCGCAAACCGCTACCGTTAGCCCGCTCTATTACGTGCTGAATACGGCCGCTGCCGGCCGGGCCGCCGTGTTCAATACGGCCGCTACGGCTACCTTCAGCAACCTGCCCAGCACCCCCGGCGACGCTCCCTGCTTTACCGATGTGGATGCCGATGGGCGGGTGGATTTGCTCCTGGGTACCAACTATTTCGATGTGCCGGTGGGCTCCCTGCGCTACTACCGCAACGTGGGCGCCACGGCCGTAAGCCAGACGTTTGTGCTCCAGGACGCTGACTTCGGGCAGATCCGGACCAGCACCGGCACCCGGCCCAGCAACCTGCATCCTGCCGTAGCCGACTTCGACGGGGACGGCCGCCCGGACTTGCTCACGGCCGATGCTAGCGGCGAAATTCGCTTTTTCTCGAACTACCGCGCCCAGACCGGCGCCTTTACGGGGCGCACCGATCTGTTCTACAACGCCCTTACCAGCCAGTTCCAGGCCGGCCGCCTGGGCACTGCCGCCCGCTTCCATTACGCCCCCGCCGCCGCCGATGTGACCGGGGACGGTACGCCCGAGCTGTTCATCGGGCTGGAGGGCGGCGGCATCAGCAGCTTCGTGACCCGCAACCGCACTGTTACGGCCCAGCAGCCAACGCGCGCTACCCTACCCCTGCACGTGTACCCAAACCCCGCCGTGGCCACGGCTACCGTGGAAGCGCCTCTGCCGGTGCGCGTTACCCTCCTAGATTTGGCCGGCCGGGTGGTGCGCCCGACTACGCCCGCAGCCCGGGAGCACCGCCTGGAGCTGGCTGGTTTAGCCGCTGGCATCTACCTGGTCCGCTGCGAGGCCCTGACCGGGGAAACTGCCGTGCGCCGCCTAGAAGTAACTGCCGGCCGCTAG
- a CDS encoding TolB family protein produces the protein MIFSLRTLLPVAALAAWPGSAVLAQTLPVLGQVPASVRWYEVRTPHFRVLYPEGFAERAHRTAHRLEQVHEPAGTSLGLVARPVTVVLQTRTTIGNGFVTLLPRHSEFYTTFPQDPFLTGTLDWLDELTVHEYRHVVQYDKARQGVGQLGYLLGGYGGLGLTTLGVPDWFAEGDAVGTETALTRSGRGRIPNFDAYLRANLLAGRRYSYAKAVAGSFRDNVPNHYVLGYFLTTRLKRTVGATAWSDVLNRYYRFPVYPLSFSDKLRRSTGLRTDDLYARTMQELDSTWRAQQTGRELTPATDLPVAATEKVFTEYQYPQYIDNNMVLALKSGLGHTPQLVELRRNGTERRRLVLGLHHNPEQLSVGGSKAAWLEFRYDPRWQQQVHSELRVLDLRTGVVTRPGRRTRYTAAVLSPDGQRLLAVSTDSAYQHHLHLLDATNGAELRTYPNPQNLPYLHPRFGADGRTAAVVRLEPAGKSLELLEVETGQSRTLLSAANDNLSHPQPWQEYVFFNSPRSGQDEVYAVHARTGEVKQVTARSVGAYHATVAPDGQRLAFYEVRAQGSRVLEMPLQPAQWRTVVTPTAGNPANPYADELTAREPGARTVGALLPQDSVAGAPLVAQRYRRLPHAFNTYSWGLVQSPSGTGLNLGVRAQDVLSTTQAIVGAGFDGVERTGRVFADVSYQGLWPVLDLSLEHGGRRTVGPVASGGLDYDRWQYNRLSLGSRLPLTLTTSRMLTGLTVGAYYQLEQTQGYDLLARPSRTEVGKQALHVLVGSVAFSRTLRQSYRDVGPRWGQSLSLVWRGTPFGTGLSAEQRAVQGSLFLPGLGLHHAVRLRAGYQWQQQQEYRFGAAIFYPRSLPYLSYNELGSLSAEYRLPLADVHWELGRVLYIQRLKGAAFVDGVRGASGPLNASHYSMGFDVSAVFNPLRLRTPLEAGIRTVYNSYFRRWELQPLVLNIGF, from the coding sequence GTGATATTTTCCCTGCGTACTCTGCTGCCGGTGGCGGCTTTGGCGGCCTGGCCCGGTAGCGCCGTGCTGGCCCAAACTCTTCCCGTCCTCGGCCAGGTGCCCGCTTCCGTTCGGTGGTACGAGGTGCGCACGCCCCATTTTCGGGTGCTTTACCCTGAGGGGTTTGCCGAGCGCGCCCACCGCACGGCCCACCGCCTGGAGCAGGTGCACGAGCCGGCCGGCACTTCCCTCGGTCTGGTGGCCCGGCCCGTGACGGTAGTCTTGCAAACTCGCACCACCATTGGCAATGGCTTCGTGACCCTGCTGCCGCGCCACTCCGAGTTCTACACCACTTTTCCCCAGGATCCGTTTCTGACCGGCACCCTCGATTGGCTGGATGAGCTGACGGTGCATGAGTACCGCCACGTGGTGCAGTACGACAAGGCCCGGCAGGGAGTAGGGCAGCTGGGCTACCTGCTCGGCGGCTACGGCGGCCTGGGCCTGACTACCCTGGGCGTACCCGACTGGTTTGCCGAGGGCGACGCCGTGGGCACGGAAACCGCCCTAACGCGCAGCGGCCGGGGCCGGATTCCTAACTTCGATGCCTACCTGCGGGCCAACCTACTGGCCGGCCGGCGCTACTCCTACGCCAAAGCCGTGGCCGGCTCCTTCCGCGACAATGTGCCCAACCACTACGTGCTGGGCTACTTCCTGACTACCCGCCTCAAGCGCACGGTTGGGGCCACCGCCTGGAGCGACGTGCTCAACCGCTACTACCGCTTCCCGGTCTACCCGCTGTCGTTTTCCGATAAGCTGCGCCGTAGCACGGGCCTGCGCACCGACGACCTGTACGCCCGCACCATGCAGGAGCTGGACAGTACCTGGCGGGCCCAGCAAACCGGCCGGGAGCTAACCCCAGCCACCGACTTGCCGGTAGCGGCCACGGAAAAGGTATTCACGGAGTATCAGTACCCGCAGTACATCGATAACAATATGGTGCTGGCCCTGAAAAGCGGCCTGGGCCACACGCCCCAGCTGGTGGAGCTGCGCCGAAACGGAACGGAGCGGCGGCGACTGGTACTGGGCCTGCATCACAACCCCGAGCAACTCTCGGTGGGCGGGAGCAAAGCAGCCTGGTTGGAGTTTCGTTACGACCCGCGCTGGCAGCAGCAGGTGCACTCCGAGCTGCGCGTGCTGGATTTGAGAACCGGCGTCGTCACCCGGCCCGGCCGCCGCACCCGCTACACGGCCGCCGTGCTTTCTCCCGATGGGCAACGCCTGCTGGCCGTCAGCACCGACTCGGCCTACCAGCACCACCTGCACCTGCTAGATGCCACTAACGGGGCCGAGTTGCGCACCTACCCCAACCCCCAGAACCTGCCCTACCTGCACCCACGTTTCGGCGCCGATGGACGCACCGCCGCCGTGGTGCGCCTGGAGCCAGCCGGCAAAAGCCTGGAGCTGCTGGAAGTAGAAACCGGCCAGAGCCGCACTCTGCTGTCCGCCGCCAACGACAACCTTTCCCACCCTCAGCCCTGGCAGGAGTACGTTTTCTTTAACTCGCCCCGCTCGGGGCAAGATGAAGTGTACGCCGTGCACGCCCGCACCGGGGAAGTAAAGCAGGTGACTGCCCGGTCCGTAGGCGCCTACCACGCTACCGTAGCGCCGGATGGGCAGCGGCTGGCATTCTATGAGGTGCGGGCCCAGGGTAGCCGGGTGCTGGAAATGCCCCTGCAGCCGGCGCAGTGGCGCACCGTGGTAACCCCCACAGCCGGCAACCCCGCCAACCCCTACGCCGATGAGCTGACGGCCCGGGAACCCGGGGCGCGCACCGTCGGGGCCCTGCTCCCCCAAGATTCGGTGGCGGGCGCGCCGCTGGTAGCCCAGCGCTACCGTCGCCTACCCCACGCCTTCAATACCTACAGCTGGGGACTGGTGCAAAGCCCCTCCGGCACCGGACTGAACCTGGGTGTGCGCGCCCAGGATGTGCTGAGTACTACCCAGGCCATTGTGGGAGCTGGCTTCGATGGGGTAGAGCGCACGGGCCGGGTGTTTGCCGACGTCAGCTACCAGGGCCTGTGGCCGGTGCTCGACCTGAGCCTGGAGCACGGCGGCCGGCGCACCGTGGGGCCGGTGGCCAGCGGAGGCCTCGACTACGACCGGTGGCAGTACAACCGCCTGAGCCTAGGCAGCCGCCTCCCCCTGACCCTGACGACATCTCGCATGCTCACGGGCCTTACCGTGGGAGCCTACTACCAGCTAGAGCAAACCCAAGGCTACGATTTGCTTGCCCGGCCTAGCCGCACCGAAGTGGGTAAGCAGGCCTTGCACGTGCTGGTGGGCAGCGTGGCCTTTAGCCGCACCCTGCGCCAAAGCTACCGCGACGTAGGACCGCGCTGGGGCCAGAGTCTGAGCCTGGTATGGCGCGGCACGCCCTTTGGCACCGGGCTTTCGGCGGAGCAGCGGGCGGTTCAGGGCAGTCTGTTTCTGCCGGGACTGGGGCTGCACCACGCCGTGCGCCTGCGGGCCGGCTACCAGTGGCAACAGCAGCAGGAGTACCGGTTTGGAGCGGCCATTTTCTACCCCCGTTCCCTGCCCTACTTGAGCTACAACGAGTTGGGCTCCCTGAGCGCCGAGTACCGCCTACCCCTAGCCGATGTACACTGGGAGTTGGGCCGCGTGCTTTATATCCAGCGCCTGAAAGGGGCCGCCTTCGTGGACGGAGTCCGGGGGGCGTCGGGGCCGCTGAACGCCAGTCACTACTCCATGGGTTTCGATGTGTCGGCCGTGTTCAATCCGCTGCGGCTGCGCACCCCGCTGGAGGCCGGCATCCGCACGGTATATAACTCCTACTTCCGGCGGTGGGAGCTACAGCCCTTGGTCCTTAATATCGGCTTTTAA
- a CDS encoding amidohydrolase gives MSDLTVSFVQSSLQWHDPIANRQELGRHVDEISIPTDLIVLPEMFTTGFSMDASALAEPMDGPTTDWMRQLAAARDAVVVGSIIIKDQEAYYNRLLWVRPDGSVSYYNKRHLFTMAGEHQVYTPGTARLIEEWRGWRICPLVCYDLRFPVWSRNPLDNPYDLLLYIANWPATRRTAWITLLRARAIENLAYTMGVNCVGLDGNGLAYTGDSALLDMRGEYLVEVGNQETSITRALRRSELEAFRERFPALHDGDPFELQTLIRSSEAEKARLLK, from the coding sequence GTGTCCGATCTGACAGTCTCCTTCGTGCAGAGCTCCTTGCAATGGCACGACCCCATTGCCAACCGGCAGGAGTTGGGGCGCCATGTTGACGAAATATCCATTCCGACGGACCTGATTGTGCTGCCGGAAATGTTCACCACTGGCTTCAGCATGGACGCCTCCGCCCTGGCCGAACCCATGGATGGCCCCACCACCGACTGGATGCGCCAACTCGCCGCCGCCCGCGACGCGGTAGTGGTTGGCAGCATCATCATCAAAGATCAGGAGGCCTACTACAACCGCTTGCTCTGGGTGCGGCCCGATGGCTCGGTGAGCTATTATAACAAGCGCCACCTGTTCACGATGGCTGGGGAACACCAGGTGTACACGCCCGGCACCGCCCGTCTGATTGAGGAGTGGCGCGGCTGGCGCATCTGCCCGCTGGTGTGCTACGATCTGCGCTTTCCGGTGTGGAGCCGCAATCCGCTCGACAACCCCTACGACCTGCTCCTCTACATTGCCAACTGGCCTGCTACCCGCCGCACCGCCTGGATTACGCTGCTTCGGGCCCGGGCCATTGAAAACCTGGCCTATACCATGGGCGTGAATTGCGTGGGCCTGGATGGCAACGGCCTCGCCTACACCGGCGACTCGGCCCTGCTGGACATGCGCGGTGAATACCTGGTGGAAGTCGGCAACCAGGAAACCAGCATTACCCGCGCCCTGCGCCGCTCCGAACTGGAAGCCTTCCGGGAGCGGTTCCCGGCCCTCCACGACGGCGACCCATTCGAGCTACAGACCCTAATCCGCAGCAGTGAAGCAGAGAAAGCGCGCCTGCTAAAGTAG
- a CDS encoding PAS domain-containing sensor histidine kinase — translation MASESIDFQLLFEALPTPHLVLTPALRIAALNDAMCQLLAQPREQVVGQPVLAVLPAYPGIPGASLWQEALQEVVTHRTVRSLEALRYELAPPPTEADAPTRYWQVLLRPVLAPDGELRHVLARVLDVTDRVVAQQQGRLSLESFSTLARTTHDAVWNLDLRTGHVWRNETFTALFGYPLTPETHSFQFWYERLHPDDLPAIDATVAAVRAGQQVSPVITYRLRRADGSWAEVVDRYHIIRDEMGQPVRLLGATQDVTQARATERALHQSLEQFQLLADLIPQLVWSLDAEGQKLYTNRRWDEYTGLKQFTDADWAALVHPDDRPQAAARWNEAKHAGTYYQCDYRLRDQTGQYRWFLAQARPVLDEAGQVTRWFGTCTDIEDQKQAQQLLEKKDQQLQLILGKVPALLATLLGPQHVVSFINQRFNDLVGGQARVGQTAQQAAPVLANQGLFELLDEVYASGQPLVEQERAVLLPAPSPGPDRTRYFDFTAQPLLNAAGAAQGILIFAVEVTERVRTRLSLEALNQELSRQDELLRVMTESLPQITSITRPDGSVEYLSPQWFEYTGQTIDDLPDCWTLALHPDDTETARQAFQQAVAESTAFSVEVRLRRHDGQYRWHLSHSVPSFDDAGQLQHFYGACADVQDQRLLAEELRRSEQQFRFLAESVPAIVWTATPDGAIDYLNSRWTYYTGISVEQSLREGWANLLWAEERETVFSEFSHCIQTGTDLDMESRLLDVRTGQYRWYLHRAQPLRDEHGQIIRWFGTTADIDDYKRIQQRLEDKNAELTRTNQDLDSFVYAVSHDLKQPIHNMAGIFQELIRTAFFRDPDAVKLIAMFEKSLHQIDGTIHNLSELVRIQKLRHEQPAELVDLAQLTEEVLLSINDQVTSSRAIIHTDFAAVPALFFVQPHLQSVLYNLLSNALKYAAPRRRPHIQLRTALVEGRPVLEVQDNGLGLDLQRFGGELFQLFRRFHDHVEGAGLGLYLVNRVVQNAGGYLTVDSTVGEGTTFRVVLPASARPA, via the coding sequence ATGGCCTCCGAGTCCATCGATTTTCAGCTCCTGTTCGAGGCCCTGCCTACCCCGCACCTGGTCCTGACGCCCGCACTCCGGATTGCGGCCCTTAATGATGCCATGTGCCAGCTGCTGGCCCAGCCCCGCGAGCAGGTTGTAGGCCAGCCGGTACTAGCCGTGCTGCCTGCTTACCCTGGCATCCCCGGTGCCAGCCTCTGGCAGGAGGCGCTGCAGGAAGTGGTAACCCACCGCACGGTCCGCAGCCTGGAAGCCCTGCGCTACGAGCTGGCCCCACCCCCCACCGAGGCGGATGCCCCTACCCGGTACTGGCAGGTGCTGCTGCGCCCCGTGCTGGCGCCGGATGGCGAGCTGCGCCATGTGCTGGCGCGGGTGCTCGACGTGACAGACCGGGTAGTGGCTCAGCAGCAGGGGCGGCTTAGCCTCGAAAGCTTCTCGACCCTGGCCCGCACGACCCACGACGCCGTCTGGAACTTGGACCTGCGCACCGGCCACGTGTGGCGCAACGAAACATTCACGGCCCTGTTTGGCTACCCGCTCACGCCTGAAACCCATTCGTTCCAGTTTTGGTACGAGCGGCTTCACCCCGATGATCTTCCCGCCATTGACGCCACCGTAGCGGCGGTGCGGGCGGGGCAGCAAGTGTCTCCTGTCATTACCTATCGGCTGCGGCGGGCTGATGGCAGTTGGGCCGAAGTGGTGGACCGCTACCACATCATCCGCGACGAAATGGGCCAGCCGGTGCGCCTGCTCGGAGCCACCCAGGACGTAACCCAGGCCCGCGCCACGGAGCGCGCCCTGCACCAAAGCCTAGAGCAGTTTCAGCTGCTCGCCGATTTAATTCCTCAGCTCGTGTGGAGCCTGGACGCCGAGGGCCAGAAGCTGTACACCAACCGGCGCTGGGACGAGTATACTGGCCTTAAGCAGTTCACGGACGCAGACTGGGCTGCCCTGGTACACCCCGACGACCGCCCCCAGGCTGCTGCCCGCTGGAACGAGGCCAAGCACGCCGGCACCTACTACCAGTGCGACTACCGCCTACGCGACCAGACGGGGCAGTACCGCTGGTTTCTGGCCCAGGCCCGCCCGGTGCTGGATGAAGCGGGGCAAGTAACCCGGTGGTTTGGCACTTGCACCGATATTGAGGACCAGAAACAGGCCCAACAGCTGCTCGAGAAGAAGGACCAGCAGTTGCAGCTGATTTTGGGCAAGGTGCCAGCCTTGCTGGCTACCCTACTCGGACCCCAGCACGTAGTTAGCTTTATTAATCAGCGTTTCAATGACTTAGTGGGCGGCCAGGCCCGGGTAGGACAAACTGCCCAACAGGCGGCTCCCGTGCTAGCTAACCAGGGCTTATTTGAACTCCTAGATGAGGTGTACGCCAGCGGGCAACCGTTGGTAGAGCAGGAGCGCGCCGTGCTGCTGCCTGCGCCCAGCCCAGGCCCCGACCGCACACGCTACTTCGATTTTACGGCCCAGCCCCTACTCAATGCCGCGGGTGCGGCTCAGGGTATTCTCATCTTTGCCGTGGAGGTTACGGAGCGGGTACGGACCCGCCTGAGCCTGGAAGCGCTGAACCAGGAACTCAGCCGCCAGGATGAGCTCCTGCGGGTGATGACCGAGTCTTTGCCCCAGATTACCAGCATTACCCGCCCCGATGGTTCAGTAGAGTACCTCAGCCCCCAGTGGTTTGAGTACACCGGCCAGACCATCGACGATTTGCCTGATTGCTGGACCTTGGCCCTGCACCCCGACGACACCGAAACCGCCCGCCAGGCCTTCCAGCAAGCCGTAGCCGAAAGCACCGCTTTCAGCGTGGAAGTGCGCCTGCGCCGCCACGATGGGCAGTATCGCTGGCACTTGAGCCATTCGGTTCCTTCCTTCGATGATGCCGGCCAACTCCAGCATTTCTACGGAGCCTGCGCCGACGTGCAGGACCAACGCCTGCTGGCCGAGGAGTTACGCCGCAGCGAGCAGCAGTTCCGCTTTCTGGCCGAGAGTGTGCCGGCCATCGTCTGGACCGCAACCCCGGACGGGGCCATCGACTACCTCAACTCCCGCTGGACCTATTATACGGGCATATCCGTGGAGCAAAGTCTGCGCGAAGGCTGGGCCAACTTGCTTTGGGCGGAGGAGCGGGAAACCGTCTTCAGCGAGTTCAGCCACTGCATTCAAACCGGCACCGACCTGGACATGGAAAGCCGGCTGCTGGATGTGCGCACCGGCCAGTACCGCTGGTACTTGCACCGCGCCCAGCCCCTGCGCGACGAGCACGGCCAGATTATCCGCTGGTTTGGTACCACCGCCGACATCGACGACTACAAGCGAATTCAGCAGCGCCTGGAGGACAAAAACGCGGAACTCACCCGCACCAACCAGGACCTGGACAGCTTCGTGTACGCCGTTTCGCACGACCTCAAGCAACCCATCCACAACATGGCGGGCATCTTTCAGGAGCTGATTCGCACGGCCTTCTTCCGCGACCCGGACGCGGTGAAGCTTATTGCCATGTTCGAGAAGTCCCTGCACCAGATTGACGGTACCATTCACAACCTCTCGGAGCTGGTGCGCATTCAGAAGCTACGCCACGAGCAGCCTGCTGAACTAGTAGACTTGGCCCAACTAACGGAGGAAGTGCTGCTCAGCATCAATGACCAGGTAACCAGCTCCCGGGCCATCATCCACACCGATTTTGCGGCCGTGCCGGCCCTGTTCTTCGTGCAGCCCCACCTGCAAAGTGTGCTCTACAACTTGCTCAGCAATGCCCTGAAGTATGCGGCCCCGCGCCGGAGGCCCCACATTCAGCTACGCACGGCACTGGTGGAAGGGCGGCCGGTGCTGGAGGTGCAGGACAATGGCCTGGGCCTGGATTTGCAGCGCTTTGGCGGCGAGCTGTTTCAGCTGTTTCGCCGCTTCCACGACCACGTAGAAGGGGCCGGCCTGGGCTTGTACCTCGTGAACCGGGTAGTGCAGAACGCCGGCGGCTACCTCACCGTGGACAGCACCGTGGGCGAAGGCACCACGTTTCGGGTAGTGCTGCCAGCCAGCGCCCGCCCGGCATAA